Proteins found in one Oreochromis niloticus isolate F11D_XX linkage group LG22, O_niloticus_UMD_NMBU, whole genome shotgun sequence genomic segment:
- the LOC109196497 gene encoding G2/M phase-specific E3 ubiquitin-protein ligase-like, whose protein sequence is MMCGQKTSLDDFDVEVFMDEDIKQNIEKVSNCSTPEDLADLKSHLGDWIAGCGIPDIYTATLLDVKRIRGEIVSHFAFHRVASMIQQFVAGMDSCGQFWQMVKRCWKQFLPVFTNAGNKLTRNSFQDLFTIGWSPAGSNRREEEEATIFQWEWWLMAIQEHEVDHTFEELLVFITGADLLPPLGFPQSCNIDFYDQEPGMRRIPYASTCSLSLYLPRGVANEDQFKDLMNDALKGSLGFGKV, encoded by the exons ATGATGTGTGGCCAGAAGACATCTCTTGATGACTTTGATGTCGAGGTCTTCATGGACGAAGACATTAAACAGAACATAGAAAAG GTTTCCAACTGCAGCACCCCAGAAGACCTGGCAGACTTGAAAAGTCACCTTGGGGACTGGATTGCAGGCTGTGGTATCCCTGACATCTACACTGCCACACTACTTGATGTTAAGAGGATAAGGGGCGAGATTGTATCTCATTTTGCGTTTCACAG GGTTGCCAGCATGATTCAACAGTTTGTTGCCGGTATGGACTCGTGTGGTCAGTTCTGGCAAATGGTGAAGAGATGCTGGAAGCAGTTCCTTCCTGTATTTACAAATGCAGGAAATAAACTTACAAGGAACAGCTTCCAGGATCTCTTCACCATTGGATGGAGTCCAGCTGGAAGTAACAGACGTGAAGAAGAGGAAGCCACCATCTTTCAGTGGGAATGGTGGCTTATggccattcagg AGCACGAGGTGGACCACACGTTTGAAGAGCTGCTGGTCTTCATAACTGGGGCTGATTTACTTCCACCACTGGGCTTCCCACAGTCCTGCAACATAGACTTTTACGATCAGGAGCCGGGGATGCGGCGCATCCCATACGCATCAACGTGCAGCTTATCCCTCTATCTTCCAAGAGGTGTTGCAAATGAAGATCAATTTAAAGATCTTATGAACGATGCATTAAAAGGATCCCTTGGATTTGGCAAGGTGTAG